TTTTAGAAACTTAGGAATGGTATCCATTAATATAAGTGGTGAGAAATGTTTAAAAAAGTTTCCAGGATGGTGATGATTTATTCTATTCTCATAGTGAGAAATGATTTTACTCTGTTTGCAGACCCTTGCCTCCTCTTCCTGATTTAGAAATTTCTGAAAACTCTGTTGTGATGGCTGCTGATGTACTACGGGTGTGGGCTAATCAAGCATTATTGATTGCACGAGACATTGCTATTGGTAGAAATTTGAAGTTGTTCTTCCAGGTTAGGTGTTACCATCCTAATTGAATTTTTACTCCAGCAAATGTGGTTAAAGTAGGTTTCATTGAACACAAAACTTTGCTGTTTTATTTGTTTaactttctttttcaatattACTATGGATGGGCAGGTTGCTTTAGTTTTATGGGTGACATCTTATATTGGAAGTTTCTTCAATCTTCTCACTCTTGCCTATGTTGGTGAGATTTCCACTGTGCCAATAAATGTTTGCGATCAAGTGATTTTACAAGAGCAAATATGTTCACAtcctttttttctttcctttattATGCAGGGGTTCTATTTAGTTTTTCAGTTCCAGTGTTGTATGATAAGTATCAGCACCATATTGATGATAAGCTTTGCGTAACACATAAGTTGATTCAGACACAATACAGAAAATTTGATGAAAACGTTCTAAAGAAGATTCCTATGTCACTGAATAAGGAAAAGAAGGTGCAGTAGGTaaaatttctctctctctctctctctctctctcacacacacacacacacacaacctCTTCGCTGTCTATTATTCCTTACCATTTTTTGTTTAGTGCTGATAGTTTGGTATATGGTTCAAAGTTCAATGTGAGAATTTGGACAACTCGGTAATCTTTCATTAGGACTCTAGCACTTATGCACTGTCATCTAGCGATTCATTGACTATATTGATTTTATGTTTCCCAATGGCTTGCATTGACTCTTCATAAATTGGTTTAAAAGGTGTCTACAGTTGTTTGCACCCATAAATTTGTTTTGCAAAATGCTTTCAAGAGAACCTACCTGATGTCATGTGATGTCTGCCATTTAGTTTTGAAATTGGAAAAAGCCTTTCTGAGTTACCTTTGTACTCCTAAATAAGTTGTTTAAAATCTTTCTCAATATTACACAATGCAGGTTTAAGATGCCGTTATATGGCATGGTTGATCAAACTTGGATGCTTATGCTTAAAGATTGACATTTATGACGTAACATACTGCAAACTCTAATCATTGAGATGTTTCATGTGGTTATATGCGAAAGCAACATAGGGAAAGCTGTGTCTAAAGTGACTAGAATTCAAGATACATTATGTTTAAGCATGTCAACATGTGATAAGAGCGTCTTAAGAAAGCTGAAGGAAGTCCATGTCTTGTCCTAACTCCTAATTAGTGTTTCGCGCTCACCCAATTCGTGCGCATATTTATTACGCTGCGTCTACATTTTCAGTTTTATTTGTAGATCGTATTGGTATTGATACTGATATCAATGTACTTGTGCACATTTTCATGTGATGCAGGATAGCAATATGTTCGGCAAAGTAATATTAGGACCTTATAGATGGGTTTTCAACATAAATGAGGCATTTTGCGATTCCTTTTTACCCTCTGGTGCAACACCATCCGTATTAAAAGAGTAAGGGAGAATGGTGATTTACAAGAGTTGACCACAGTATTAACGTTTCCAATTTTTTTCTTTCCTGGGGATCCTTTTGGACTCGTTTTGTCGTAGTTTTTTGGCATACAGTCGGGCCCTTGAGGCTTATTCTTTTAATGTTCATCTCGATCTTTGAGAATGGGGCAGTTAATTTGAGATTGTAAGACCTAGAATTTACTAGTGTTGTGTGTTTTTCATTGTAGTTGATCACGTTGGAGTTAAACGAATCTGCTGATCTTGCACAAAGTTATGCAGTAAAATGATTGAAATATCTTTTGTTTGGAATACGTTTATGACTACAAGAGACACGAAGCTATGGGGATATTGCCTTGTGATAATAAAGAAATTCAATCCATTTTTTTCAGTGAATCAATATTAAAATCCATTAGCTAAAAACAACAGGCACTGGAAATTTCCAACTTCTACCAAAAGAATTCAAAGCGTTTATTTAAACAAGAAGAAAGATGCCTAAGGAAGCTGAAACTGCTTCATTTCTCGTTCtcgcaataaaataaaattttgacaTTTCTCATGTAACATGGCGGAAAAAagcatttctatttttttttcccaCTTTTGTTTTCAGTACTGAGAAAAGCAATTCACATTCACTGATTCCAAAAACATGTCGCCTCTATTCACCAACTTTGAGATGCACCACCTTTCTTCTACACGGGTACCAGAATTCATGCGAGTCTAGGGACAGGGATGTTTTCTGGAGAGGGTAATGTCACTGAGCGTAATAATTCCAACGAGAAAACCAGACCCAGGAAATGAGAGAGGATCGTATTTGCAGATGCCTGAAAAGACAGACTCATCAGCATGCAAGTTAGATTATTTGTGTACATATTAGTAAGTACCAGCTAACAAGAAGAACGTTTCTTTAGTGTTAATGTTTCTGATGGCAAGCATAGTAAGTGCCTTAGCAACTAATACCTGGCTTAGCactgtaaaaaaattaaaaaagaaatatacCTGCACCAAGAAGACATCCAATGCAAGAACAGGACTAGAACCAGGAGTGATCCCTTGGTAATATGGATTTGCCGAGGTAGTAAGAGCCTTAGCAACTAATATTCCCACCGTGGCTTGCATGCCAAGAATTGCAGCACCCATGCCCAGTAGATTCACTACTATGCCATTTCTCAAGCTTTTCACGACTTCAGCCCGTGGAGGAGCCTGAAAATTGacattataaataaattaacaaaacCAAAAAATAAATGTCATCTTCATGGCCAATATAGGCTGACTTAAAATTATAATTTGGTATGAGGATGTATTCAATTTCATACCAAACAGAACAAGAGCTATTCATACCAGTATATGGTATGCTGATACGAAGATGAAGATTGTGAAACAAAATCTAAGTGGGATACCATAAATTGCCCACCATTCACATGGGAGTCACCTCCCAAGCAAACAGTCCTATTggaccaaaaaaataaaaacatgttGCTGGCCTTCAGgttataaaaaattatgttaaaGCCTTTGCTGCACATAATCTATAAGTTTCGTCCCCCATACCATCATGTCAGATTTTTATTTTTCTCCAAACGTTGCAGCTGCATCATCATTATCGTGTTAATGCTACATATAGATAGTATCTATTTCAAAATTTTCCCTTCCAACACAATGCCGGAAGGACAAGACTTTTTGACAAAACCAATTAGATATTGCAGTAAAATCAAACTTAAAAAGATTGAAATAGTCAAACTTATAGCATTAAACAGGTAATCTCATATTTTGCCATAAGCAAACCACTACAAAACATCATAGATCTTGGGGAACTTTACAATACCTTTGAAGGATCATTAGCAGTTTTTCGAAGCCTATCCGAGAGCCGAATGTAGCCAAATGACCAGAATACGGAAATGAAAGCAGCTGCAATCCCACCAGCAGTAGCATAGAACGTAGCAGGAGATGTGACCTTGCCAGTCACCACAACTGAAAACGAAAGAATCACAGCAGCTACAATGGTGCATACAAGCTGCCCCCAAAGCCCTAAACTCCCTAATCTCTTGAAATACCTCGAAGTGTTCTCTAATCTTTTCGCCACCTACACCACAATCACCATCCAATTTCTTCAACTCGATTAAACTAATTCAAAATGAAGAAGTAAAAAACCAATCCTCGGAACCCCACATTGAATTTTCCATTGATTCACAAACAttttccaaatttttttatacAATTTTTCAAGCCTTTATACTAGCAAAAGGCACTATCATTTTATCTCATTAGTCATCAACCCCAATGACCAAAGCACTGAAATAAATTACAACTCTGAACCATAACATTAGCTTAAACGCAAGAATCGAGATCAAGCAGCTTAGGAAAGAAAGCAGATAATTGTGTAATAGAACTGAACCTGAGCGAGCTTGGCCTTCTCAGACTCATCGTTTGGGGAAGTGATAGGCGTAGACGAAGAAGTGGCCCTTAAATTGGCAAACACCAGAGGTGTTCTCCTATTCTCCAGAGCAATATACGGCAGCTGCGGTGCCAACAGAAACAATGAAGAGGAAGACGAAGGCTGGAAGGTCTTGGTAGAAAAGAGAGAATTCGAGGAAGGGAGTCTCAGGTTGTTAACGTAGATTGGTCTCCCGGAGCATCGGGGAAGATTTGGAGCGGAGGGCTCAGCCACAGCGGGGTACAAGCCGGTGCGACCCGCCGGTAAAAGTAGCGTTTGCATAGCGGAAAAGATGATTGGGGAAGAGTTTGGCTTTGGAGTTAGAACTTAGAAATGGCGGAGAGGAGAGCTTCAATTGTAGACTTGTATTGTAGTGAGTAATTGAATGAGGGGACTGAGGGAGGTTGGAACTTGGAACCCAGTTCCCGAAGATTCAGGTGAATGTGAATCCACTTAGCTTCTCTATTGTTTCTTTCTGGGCTCCAAGGATGGTTTATGTTTGGGCTTTCAAGTTGTGTAAATGGGACACCCATGAAAttactaatattattttttatgtgtattttcacTAATTATAGTTTCCCAaaaatttcattaaaaattatgagtacttatttttattaatatgatTTTCAAATGAGAAATGTAATTTCACCCTGACATACAATAAAAAGTGAGGTGATTGTGCACGGTGTCACGAGCCAGCTCTTTGACTCCCTAAGTAGATGGGAACGCGCGACACTTGTTGTCACTCCAAATTAGCTAGTTAACCTAAAACTCACACCTCcaggcaaacaaactcaatgATTAGTCACGATACATGTCTCTCATATGCGAAGGGCAATAGGGAAGTACAAGCAAGCACAAAATAAGCCGTCTTATAGGCACGTCTCATACAACGAAAGCAAATGGCACGATATGGCCAAACAAAGGCAATatacaagcaacacatagaccatgAGGAATCATGCACACAGAAGTATTTAAACAATGTtttatttgtaacgacccaaaatcactaaatggcttaagggccttggttagtgtgccgggagggcataattggtttatgtgtgaatttattaaattaacgtatgattatatgataaaaatgtttgtatggctaaatgaatgtaaatgtgattctacaatatatttgtgagaaccacattattatgtgggtaaatctgcagcgtgcaactcgaggcgatcccagggaGCTAGTAATGGGGcataatatttgacttggggcaagtcaaagggtattagatgattatttgggttatcgggttatggaaataaatatatggagatatatttgaggttaggaaacatatgtgagaatattggggaattttactattttgccctcggggacgttttcggtaccccgagcctcgggattgacttaattaactaaggttagactaagtaaataGAAGACAGTAGAACAAAAAACCCAAACCGACCATTTTTGTTCCTCTctcccttctcttctctctctcaaggaaaaaacTACTGGAACCCAATGGAATTCAGTTGGGAATTCAATAGTTTGGGCTagaatcttgaaggtttagtccaatgttcagctaaggaaactcaaccagggttaaggtaagggctgagttacactcttgatcattagaattctgagttttggctgagtattaaaagtgtttatggttttgatgtttaaggactgaattgaagctgagaagcttgggttttagctcagaaatttgttaaggaagtggttcatcaaagaaggtaagcttcaattcgtaaatTAGggtttaaattctgagtttgcatgactggttttagagttcttgagctactgggtttcagaaatcaaatgggtttaagctaggtttttgttggattatgttgctagaatcatgttaaaagtcttgtgatcaatggatTTTGGAATTaaggtgctttggggtggtttctagcaaggttaggatgctagaaattgtggtttttctgggcatgaagggttgggccgcgactctgttctagagtgccacAGCCCTGCGAAGCacagaagagccaaggaggctctgcagtggggaagcgccgcggcgccatagggcagggccgcggcgcgtgtctgtggtcagagaggcctagcctttattttaggggcgggccgcggcatgggttccaagggtcgcggcccttaagggtatttttgatctttgggaggttttaagcgcgagaacctaacctagggtgctcgggatcaattccaccaccgtgtttggtggaattcgatgtcccggaagctagaactccatACATAAATATTAAcgtgattattaatggtactcctatcttggttgtgactaggtattaagctagggcatgggaagcggatcgtgctcgagaggcgtcgctcataatcagtaaacttggaaattaaaggtaagagaactgcacccagttgtggatttataatgagactaagggttccctattttgtatgctttgtaaatgatggtattatgccatgcaaacagtaaaccaacgacctaagagtgtcaaagtttacactagcgcatagggcgcgactcggccactggtagctaaggacagcttattatgcactgagcacagtttaagcgggtcggagtcagtggggtaaacagagggtgcgacctaaggtgtcgaccttgattattatgtgattttcttgttattttttattgGTAGATTGTTATGTTGTATAGCTGGGTGGTGATTAGCTGATtcttggttgaatcttcatgctttgtgattattgtgatatgctaagtgtatgaacgtgcttaaagggttatcaaaatgttattattgcttgttatataatatgatatgttttcttgctgggtcttggctcacgggtgcttcgttgtgcaggtaaaggcaagggcaagcttgaccagccctgatttggagagctttgagagtagaatgtacatgatcagctgctcagccgccacggttgaggggagacagggacaggaaaaccataaacttctgttttgcctttagaaaggctggtggttgtttgtacactggaaattttgtaaacagacttttaaacgctatttcttttgggatcccatgtgtaaatgtttaattacatggaaagtatcttttgtgaccaaaaccatttaaccctagcacattaatgactttagaaatcacatttttaactggttggcttgattagcaagtcctgcacctttacaaatacacagtgtagcagtcttggctatccagggcgttacaacttggtattagagcgtcctaggtttaagggctcctgaagaccggctggacatgtacattcgctgctagagacaagctcgattcagggtttggtaatgtgtatgtgtgcatatatgcttgtatgtctggaatgaattatgaatgttgttatttattggattaataggaagcatgagatactgatagggcctggcccttgactgctatatgaaatattaaggcatgcttattagcattgctgttgtaatgacccactactctagactatttggaccattaacgaaactatacataaaatccttaaaagaacttacatttgcgaaaataccataattttattaagtaacttataaaaataaaagttacttacaaagtaaataccaaaaaggatatgggatc
The genomic region above belongs to Humulus lupulus chromosome 1, drHumLupu1.1, whole genome shotgun sequence and contains:
- the LOC133796734 gene encoding protein TIC 21, chloroplastic, with translation MQTLLLPAGRTGLYPAVAEPSAPNLPRCSGRPIYVNNLRLPSSNSLFSTKTFQPSSSSSLFLLAPQLPYIALENRRTPLVFANLRATSSSTPITSPNDESEKAKLAQVAKRLENTSRYFKRLGSLGLWGQLVCTIVAAVILSFSVVVTGKVTSPATFYATAGGIAAAFISVFWSFGYIRLSDRLRKTANDPSKAPPRAEVVKSLRNGIVVNLLGMGAAILGMQATVGILVAKALTTSANPYYQGITPGSSPVLALDVFLVQASANTILSHFLGLVFSLELLRSVTLPSPENIPVPRLA